Within the Massilia sp. H6 genome, the region GAGTTACACGGACGAAGCGGTCGTCGACCTGCACGCGGCGCGCGCGGTCCTGGACGAAGTCAAGGCATCCTCCGGCGAAGCGCCCCGTACCCCTGGGGACGGTACAGCTGCACGCGGCTGCGCGAAGTCGGCAACTATGACTATTGACTGTAAATAGTTAATAATATATACTGTGCTTGTTGGGGCGATGCTTCGATGCCGCTCCAACCGCCCCGCTGGCGTGAGCAGACGCCAACGAACCGGGTGCCGCCAACCATCGCCGCCAGGAGCCGACATCATGACCCAGCATACCGCCACCTATTCGCCCGAGGACAACAAACTGCGCCTGTATCCTGCTTCGAAACTCGATCCGGCTACCTACGCCCGGGTGAAGGAAGCGGGTTTTCAGTGGGCGCCGAAACAGCGGTTGTTCGTTGCGCCGGCGTGGACGCCAGCGCGCGAGGACCTGCTGCTCGAGCTGTGCGGCGACGTCGGCGACGAAGACACCAGCCTGGTCGACCGCGCCGAGGAGCGCGCGGAGCGCTTCAGCGAGCGCAGCGACAACCATGCGGAGGAGGCCGATGCCGCCCGGCGCGGCGCTGCGGCGATCGCCGACCGCATCCCCTTCGGCCAGCCCATCCTCGTGGGCCACCACAGCGAGCGCCGCGCTCGCAAGGACGCCGAACGCATCGAGAACGGGATGCGCAAAGCGGTGAGCATGTGGGCGAGCGCCGAATATTGGGGCAAGCGCGCCGCCGCCGCCTTACGTCACGCGAAACACAAGGAGCGCCCGGACGTGCGCGCCTGCCGGATCAAGTCGCTCGATGCCGACAAACGCAAACAGGAGCGCGCGCGCGACGAGGCCCTGTACTGGCTGGAATGGTGGAGTGCGGACGGGCTGACCGAACAGCATGCGGTCACCCTTGCCAGTCGCTGCAGTTTGCACCTGCCGCGCAAGGACGGCGACAGCGAGGACCTCCATTCCGGTCCCAGCGTCTACGACGCGCTCACGAACGGCCACCCGTCGCTGTACGTGCCGCGCACCCTTGCCGAAATCGTCGACGCGGCGAAGAAGCAATACCAGGACGCCGCCGCCTGGACGCAGCGCTGGATCGACCACTTCGCCAACCGCCTCACGTACGAGCGGGCGATGCTCGCCGAGCAGGGCGGCCAGATCGCGGACACGGTGGACCTGCAGCCAGGCGGGCGCGTCCTGGTGCGCGGTCAATGGCTCACCATCCTGCGTGTCACCAGGCGCGACGGCAAGGCGCTCAGCGTGACCACCGATGCGCGCGGCGTCGCTGTGCGCCCCGTCGACGAGATCACGGATTACCAGCCGCCGACAGCGGAGACCAAGGCGGCCGCCGCTGCCGCGACGACCACCGCGCCGCTCGCCAACTACGAGCGCGCCGACTTCGTGCGCCTCACAAAAGCCGAGTATCAGGCGGTGCCGAGCGACTACCGAGGATACAAGGCTATCGCCGCTGGCGGAACCCACGGCGCGCACCGGGTCAGGTACGTGCTCGGCGCCTTCCTGACCGCGGAGCAGCGCGGACAACGACCGCGCCACGATTCCTGCTTCGTGTTCCTCACGGACGAGAAACGCAAGGATCCACCCGCCAGGGCGGAGCAGCTGGACGCGCGCGTGCCGGTCGCCGAATAACGGTGCGCGACCGTCATGCGCTCCGTTCTCCCGTGCCGGCGGCGCGGCGCCGCGGACGCCGCGCAGTGCCTGCTGCCCTTGACCGAACCGCCGCGCTGCGCGCCGCTGGTCGTGTCCTACGGCGCCGGCGTCGACAGCACCGCCATGCTGGTGGCCATGCACCGGCGCGGCATCCGGCCGGACCTGATCCTGTTCGCTGACACCGGCGGCGAAAAACCCGAGACCTACGCTTACCTGCGCACCATCGACGCCTGGCTGGCGTCGGTCGGATTCCCTCCGGTCACCGTGGTTCGCTACCAACCCAAGCGCGCGAAATACAAGACCCTGGAAGGCAAGTGCCTTGCCAACCAGACGCTGCCGTCGCTCGCCTTCGGCAAACACTCGTGCAGCTTGGTCTTCAAAGTGGAACCGCAAAACCGTTACCTCCAGCGATGGGCGCCCGCTGTCGAGGCCTGGGCCGCCGGCATCCGGGTCCGCAAAGCCATCGGCTACGACAACGGCGACCAGGACTGCCGGCGCCGGCGCAAGGCCGATGCCGCCGTGGCGAAGAAGGCCGCGCAGGGCCACATCGACGCCGACCGCTTCGACTACTGGTATCCGCTGCAGGAGTGGGGCATCGACCGCATCGAGTGCCTTCGCCTCATCGCCAGCGCAGGCTTGCCAAAGCCCATCAAGAGCGCCTGTTTCTTTTGCCCCGGCTCGAAGAAGAGCGAGGTTGTCTGGCTGCGCGATACGCACCCGATCCTGTTCCGCCGCGCACTCAGGATCGAGCGGGGTGCGCAGGAAGGCAAGCACGGTCTGTCAACGGTGGCAGGGCTCGGCCGGTCGTTCGCCTGGTCGTCGCTCGAGACGGTCGATGCTGGTTCCGTGGTCGACCTGGCCGAGTGCCTGCGGCCGTGATCGTGGCGGGGTCGCCTGCGGCTCGGGCGTCTCCCTCGGGCGCTGCCCTCGGGCCGGGCTGTCGTGCTGCGCATCGAGCCCGCGGTGCGGTCTCGCCCCTGCGGGCTTCCATCCCTGACGCCTCCGCGCCTGGCGGCGCTGCGCGCTGCGCTTGCCCTCCCGGCCGACCAAGTCGGCCGTCCGCGCGGCGCCGCCGCTTGGCCCGTCCAGAGCTGCGCTGGGTGAAGTCAGCACTTTCGCACGCGAAAGTGAGGCTGGAAGAGGCAACCCCGACTTCGGCGCCGCTGCGCACCATGCACCGTTCCACCGCGTACCTATCGCCCATCTCTCCGGCAGGATCGCACGGCGGCGGGCTATGCCGTCAAGGCGCTCCTCGCCCGTTCGGTGCTCGCCTTCGGCTGCGCTCCGCATGCGGCCTCCGGGGCGTCCATGACGGCGCCCGCCGCCGTGCGACCGTGCCTCCGAGGCGATAGGTACACGGTGTCACTCCGGGGCGGGCCTGTGCTCCGCTGGTTCCTGGCTGATCGAGCGAGCAGGCAACACCGTCAGGGCCTGTTCCGGCCCCGACACCCGGCCCGAGGACTCCAGGTTCCGGTATCAGGACGAAAAACGCAAGCCCGCGCTGCAAAATCATTCTATTGTCGGTAAATAGTAAAAATGCTATGATTGTCGTGTCATCCCGACGTCAATCAACCGTCCAGCGACGGAGGCACCATGAGCTATACAGCGTATATCGAACACCTCTGCAACAGCAAGGGGATCAATGCGGCTTACGAAGAGGCATGCAAGACCATCCGCAGCATGGGCGCCGATGCCGACGCGCTTTGGTCTTCCCGGTTCTTCGAGCGGCAAATCCAGGACGACGGAAGCAAGAAACTCTGCCCAACGACCGAAAAGCGCGTCAGCCAGGCATACGACGAGCAGGACCTGGACGGCCTGCCCATCCCGGAATTCCTGTATTGCGATGAGGATGGCCAGCTCTACCCGGTGACGGTCGGAGCACAGGGCCGCCACGCACCAGACCCTGACGGTCCGGATGTGACGCCGTTCATTTACGCCAGCGCGGGCATGATCGCAAATGGAAAGGTGGTCGGGCACGTCAGCTATACCGATCATTGAAACTCTTTTCACTTTGTATTCATCCGTAATTATTGTTGTCCTGCCCGGGCTTCGATTAACTCGGGCATAAACACCGAAAGCCGACCAGCAAGGTTTTTATCGGCAAGGCGGTAATAGCCTTGATAAAACCAGACCAATTTAATAATGGATGCGCATTGAGGGAGAAAGCTCAATAGTATCTCCCTCCCGTTTCGATAAAATAGTTTTAATCATTTAAATATGTCGCGCTCTTGAAAGCGATTGCCTAACGGCGGCGACACTTCCTATTCCTGATCTTTTGATTTAGTGGAGGCTATATGAACGCAAGCGAAGGGCTGATCAATTCCATGATGCCGCAGGAAGTTTCAACCGACGTGCTTATCGAGAAATACGCGAAGGGAAACGAACAAAGCGTGTTTGAAGTGCGGCGGCGGGTTGCCGAAGCGTTGGCCCAGTGGGAACCGGAATCGCAGCGCAGCCATTTCGCAAAACAGTTCATGTGGGCCCAGGAGCACGGATTCGTTCCCGGCGGACGTATTAACTCGGCTGTCGGCCTGGACACGAATGCCACGCTCATCAACTGTTTCGTGCAACCCGTCGGCGATTCCGTTACGGGATTTGAAGACGGTCTCCCGGGCATTTACACGGCCCTCGCGCAGTCGGCTGAGACCATGCGTCGCGGCGGCGGTGTGGGTTATGACTTTTCGGCCATCCGGCCTGCCGGTAGCGTGGTGAAAGGAACGGGGTCGCGTGCGTCCGGACCAGTTCCCTACCTCGCGCTTTTCGACGCTTCATGCAGGACCGTGGAGTCAGCTGGTGCACGGCGCGGCGCACAGATGGGTGTCCTGCGGATAAGCCATCCCGATATCGAGCGGTTCATTGCCGCCAAGGACGGCGGCGAACTCAGCTGTTTCAACCTCTCGATCGGCGTCACCGACGAATTCATGGAGGCAGTCGAGCGGGACGGAACCTTCGACCTGTTGCACAAAGCCGAACCCGGTGAGGAACTCATTGCGGCCGGCGCCTCCCAGCGAGCCGACGGCCTGTGGGTCTATCGCCAGGTGCAGGCGCGCGAGCTGTGGGACAAGGTCATGCATTCGACCTACGACCATGCCGAGCCGGGCGTCCTGTTCGTCGACCGGATGAACGCCGAGAACAATCTGTGGTACGCCGAAAAGCTGAACGCCACCAACCCTTGCGGGGAACAGCCCCTGCCGGCATACGGCTGCTGTGACCTCGGTTCGCTCAACCTGACGCAATTCGTCCGCAATCCGTTCAGCGCGGAAGCCTCCTTCGACTTCGACCTGATGCGCCGCGTGATCCCGGTCGCAGTGCGCATGCTTGATCTGGTCCTCGACGCCACCGTCTGGCCCCTTGAGGAGCAGGCAGCCGAGGCAAAGGCGAAGCGCCGGATCGGTCTGGGTTTCCTGGGCCTGGGCAGCGCCCTGATCATGCTTGGCCTGCGCTACGACGCAGAGGACGGGCGCGCACTCGCGTCCAGCATTGCCCGTGAAATGCGGGATGCCGCCTACCGCGCTTCGATCGAGCTGGCCAGGGAGAAGGGCGCCTTCCCCCTGTTCGATGCAGACGCCTATTTGAATGGCCGGTTCGTGGGGCGTCTACCTGCCGAACTTCAAGAGGCAATCCGTGCGCACGGCATCCGCAATTCCCACCTGCTGTCGATCGCGCCGACCGGAACGATCACGCTGGCCTTTGCCGACAACGCGTCGAACGGGATTGAACCAATATATGCCCTGACGTATCAGCGGAACAAACTGATGCCTGATGGTTCGAAGCGGCAGTACGAGGTGCAGGATCACGCCTGGCGCCTGTTCGTCCACCGCAGCGGCGACGTCGCCCCGGACGCCCTGCCTGCTCACTTCGTTACCGCGTTGCAGATGTCGGCGGCGGACCATCTCAAGATGATGACCGCTGTGCAACCTTTCGTCGATACCGCGATCTCGAAGACCGTCAACGTGCCGGCGGACTACCCATATGACGATTTCAAGGGCCTGTATGCTGCTGCCTGGCGCGCTGGCTTGAAAGGCATGGCCACCTACCGTCCAAACGCTGTGCTCGGCAGCGTCCTCAGCGTGACCCCGGAGGAACGTGCTGCGCCTCCTGTGCCAGCGGACGACGATCCGCTGCGCAAACCTTTCGACAGGCGGCCGGACGGTATTTTGGAAGCGGTCACCTCTAAGATGGCCTATGGGACCCAGGAGGGAATCAAGTCCTGCTATCTCACGGTCAGCTTCATGCCGGTCAGCGGCCTCGTTGGCGGCAAGGAGGTCACCATCGAAAGGCCATTCGAATTCTTCATGCCGGCTGGACAACGCAGCGAAAGCCAGCAGTGGATCACCGCGTCGATGCGTCTGCTCTCGCTTGCTGCGCGGGCGGGCGGGCCTGTGGCGAAAGCCCTGGAGGACATGCGCAAGGTTGTCTGGGAGAAGGGACCAGTGCGCTGCGGATACCTGAAGAAACAGGATGGTACGCAAGTGCCGATGTTCCATGAGTCCGAAGTGGCGGCAGTCGGATTCATGCTGCAGCGCCTTCTGATTCAACGCGGGTTCCTCGATGCAGAGGGCAAGCAAGTACCTGTGGCCGAACTGGCACGCGCATACTCAGCACGCAACCGGGATCTATCTTGGGAGCTGGAGGCACCGGGAAGCGTCCCGGATCTTCAACACCACCAGGCAACGGGCGGCAGCAAGTGTCCCGAGTGCGGCGCACACGCACTGCGCAAGGTCGACGGATGCCAGCGCTGCGAATCCTGCTCCTACATCGGTAGCTGCGGCTGACGAACCACCGGACCTGCAGGCAGAGGGTGGCCGCTGGTTCAGCGGTTGCCCGGTCCCGATTTAGCGGCCCGCTGGCAGGGCGCGCTGTTGAAAGATTTTAGCCAAGAACAATAGTCGGCCCAGCGCGACCGTTGCGCCAGGACGGGCGCAAGACTCCCCGCTTACGATGCCGTGCGCCGCGCCTGGCCGGCACCATCCTTCCCACCTCCACGTTTCACGGCGCTGCGCGCTACGCGCGCAGCCTGTCGACCAGGTCGACAGGCCGGGCAGCTGCGCCGCGCGGCCTATCCAGAGGCTGCGCCTGGCGAAGTCAGACTTTCGCAAGCGAAAGTAGGAAGAGGAAAACGCAACCTCCCGACTCCGGCGCCGCTGCGCACCATCCGCCGTTTTACCGCGCACCTAT harbors:
- a CDS encoding DUF3560 domain-containing protein, translating into MTQHTATYSPEDNKLRLYPASKLDPATYARVKEAGFQWAPKQRLFVAPAWTPAREDLLLELCGDVGDEDTSLVDRAEERAERFSERSDNHAEEADAARRGAAAIADRIPFGQPILVGHHSERRARKDAERIENGMRKAVSMWASAEYWGKRAAAALRHAKHKERPDVRACRIKSLDADKRKQERARDEALYWLEWWSADGLTEQHAVTLASRCSLHLPRKDGDSEDLHSGPSVYDALTNGHPSLYVPRTLAEIVDAAKKQYQDAAAWTQRWIDHFANRLTYERAMLAEQGGQIADTVDLQPGGRVLVRGQWLTILRVTRRDGKALSVTTDARGVAVRPVDEITDYQPPTAETKAAAAAATTTAPLANYERADFVRLTKAEYQAVPSDYRGYKAIAAGGTHGAHRVRYVLGAFLTAEQRGQRPRHDSCFVFLTDEKRKDPPARAEQLDARVPVAE
- a CDS encoding phosphoadenosine phosphosulfate reductase family protein, producing the protein MRSVLPCRRRGAADAAQCLLPLTEPPRCAPLVVSYGAGVDSTAMLVAMHRRGIRPDLILFADTGGEKPETYAYLRTIDAWLASVGFPPVTVVRYQPKRAKYKTLEGKCLANQTLPSLAFGKHSCSLVFKVEPQNRYLQRWAPAVEAWAAGIRVRKAIGYDNGDQDCRRRRKADAAVAKKAAQGHIDADRFDYWYPLQEWGIDRIECLRLIASAGLPKPIKSACFFCPGSKKSEVVWLRDTHPILFRRALRIERGAQEGKHGLSTVAGLGRSFAWSSLETVDAGSVVDLAECLRP
- a CDS encoding adenosylcobalamin-dependent ribonucleoside-diphosphate reductase, translating into MNASEGLINSMMPQEVSTDVLIEKYAKGNEQSVFEVRRRVAEALAQWEPESQRSHFAKQFMWAQEHGFVPGGRINSAVGLDTNATLINCFVQPVGDSVTGFEDGLPGIYTALAQSAETMRRGGGVGYDFSAIRPAGSVVKGTGSRASGPVPYLALFDASCRTVESAGARRGAQMGVLRISHPDIERFIAAKDGGELSCFNLSIGVTDEFMEAVERDGTFDLLHKAEPGEELIAAGASQRADGLWVYRQVQARELWDKVMHSTYDHAEPGVLFVDRMNAENNLWYAEKLNATNPCGEQPLPAYGCCDLGSLNLTQFVRNPFSAEASFDFDLMRRVIPVAVRMLDLVLDATVWPLEEQAAEAKAKRRIGLGFLGLGSALIMLGLRYDAEDGRALASSIAREMRDAAYRASIELAREKGAFPLFDADAYLNGRFVGRLPAELQEAIRAHGIRNSHLLSIAPTGTITLAFADNASNGIEPIYALTYQRNKLMPDGSKRQYEVQDHAWRLFVHRSGDVAPDALPAHFVTALQMSAADHLKMMTAVQPFVDTAISKTVNVPADYPYDDFKGLYAAAWRAGLKGMATYRPNAVLGSVLSVTPEERAAPPVPADDDPLRKPFDRRPDGILEAVTSKMAYGTQEGIKSCYLTVSFMPVSGLVGGKEVTIERPFEFFMPAGQRSESQQWITASMRLLSLAARAGGPVAKALEDMRKVVWEKGPVRCGYLKKQDGTQVPMFHESEVAAVGFMLQRLLIQRGFLDAEGKQVPVAELARAYSARNRDLSWELEAPGSVPDLQHHQATGGSKCPECGAHALRKVDGCQRCESCSYIGSCG